One window from the genome of Marinobacter sp. es.048 encodes:
- a CDS encoding DUF302 domain-containing protein translates to MRCVLRLVLVASTLLFAMLTHAADGLVAVKSSHDVKATADKLESVLKEKGMTVMARVNHQQGAEKAGLELRPTEVVIFGNPKVGTPLMQCTQSVAIDLPQKALIWEDANGDVWLGYNDPQYLKSRHGIEGCDEVLGKVSGALGNFAKAATR, encoded by the coding sequence ATGCGCTGCGTTCTCAGACTGGTTCTGGTGGCATCAACCCTGTTGTTCGCCATGCTCACCCATGCCGCAGATGGACTGGTCGCGGTCAAAAGCAGTCACGATGTCAAAGCCACTGCGGACAAACTCGAGTCTGTGCTGAAAGAGAAGGGCATGACGGTCATGGCCCGCGTCAATCATCAGCAGGGCGCGGAAAAAGCCGGGCTGGAGTTGCGTCCGACCGAAGTGGTTATTTTCGGCAACCCCAAAGTCGGTACACCGCTGATGCAGTGCACCCAGAGTGTCGCCATTGATCTGCCCCAGAAGGCCCTGATCTGGGAGGATGCCAACGGTGATGTCTGGCTGGGGTACAACGACCCGCAATACCTCAAGAGCCGCCATGGCATTGAAGGATGCGATGAGGTGCTCGGAAAAGTGAGCGGCGCACTGGGTAATTTTGCCAAAGCGGCAACCCGGTAG